In one window of Vanessa atalanta chromosome 10, ilVanAtal1.2, whole genome shotgun sequence DNA:
- the LOC125066894 gene encoding ribosome biogenesis protein BMS1 homolog, whose translation MADDAIFDKKKSHRAKHAGRKAEKKKKKNQVDQSNLTARQRNPKAFAIQSAVRAERQFRRREDVISKKQHIPQVDKTPLDPPPIVVAVVGPPRVGKTTLINNLIKSFIKTNVTNTNGPITIVTSKKRRLTLIECNNDINSMIDIAKCADLVLLLCDASFGFEMEIFEFLNICQVHGMPKIMGVLTHLDMIKNAKKLKMTKKTLKHRFWTEVYSGAKLFYLSGILHGEYLRNEIKNLSRFISVMKFRPLSWRMTHAYLLADRLEDITSQESIRKDPKVNRDVVLYGYVRGVPMMKDSVVHIAGVGDMKISELSYLPDPCPLPNSEKKRHLMERERQIYAPFSGVGGIVYDKDAVYIELKGSHSHKQENEEADEKKALLKNVVETMETVDEQMQETGLKLFSGGAVIYPDMVKDDEYLQHSKTQDSSDENESGDESDSENDSGIDQSEKETKISSKLPWDNNSGSEEEGDDEDDDDDEGKLKTETKGSKNESNSDDSDSEKSEAEEEDYNTKWKEKLSEKATMAYFERQKTSKNIMKLVYGDFEIGNKTKQTKEREDTDDSDDEEIGGLFKKVTSSQKKKHMEKEQLDHDECSFFYSLDKPNLKDWTKDTYKLIIINNFVTGKRSADEDAEELLKLDDASDGDDEMYGDFEDLETGEKHVNAEKSADPSKEEVGSKRKADNTKSEILNKKLKLKAKFDAEYDNPDDHRIKGDHSYYESLKAEALKQSELNKSVFENLDNGLRIEVEGFRPGLYVRMLFKNMPSEFVTNFDSSYPLLIGALNMAEQNIGFVSCKAKKHRWYKKILKTNDPLIISLGWRRFQTLPIYSKIEDDMKCRYLKYTPEHVTCNMHFYGPITPQNSGFLALQTVNNASNEIKQLGFRIAATGSVNEINKSTQIMKKLKLVGTPLKIYKKTAFIKDMFTTTLEVAKFEGARVKTVSGIRGQIKKALNKPEGAFRATFEDKILMSDVIFCRTWFKVDVTKFYAPVVNLLLPLGNKNAWEGMKTKGQLKRERNIKHEANNDSMYTDIVRQPKVFKPLVIPKALQKALPYRLKPKAKTMTLTDTNTKEKFSNRIAVIKNPHEQKVSNVMKMLKTNFEKKKEVHKELTSEKMKKYKKQQEEVEWRKLKRQKEMKKKICRHLSKMSNKSQKQM comes from the exons CTTTGGACCCGCCTCCGATCGTCGTAGCGGTCGTCGGTCCTCCGAGAGTTGGCAAAACAACTCTTATAAATAACctcattaaaagttttattaaaacaaacgtGACTAATACAAATGGGCCCATAACAATAGTAACTTCGAAAAAAAGACGCCTCACTTTGATTGAATGCAACAATGATATTAACTCGATGATTGATATTGCTAAATGCGCCGACCTCGTCCTGCTGCTTTGCGACGCGAGCTTCGGTTTCGAAATGGAAATCTTCGAGTTCTTGAATATATGTCAAGTGCACGGTATGCCCAAAATAATGGGTGTTTTAACTCATCTAGACATGATAAAGAATGCTAAGAAACTTAAAATgactaaaaaaacattgaaacatCGGTTCTGGACTGAAGTTTACTCTGGAGCCAAGTTGTTCTATCTCTCTGGTATTCTTCACGGGGAGTATTtgagaaatgaaattaaaaatttatcaagATTCATATCTGTGATGAAATTTAGACCTCTTAGCTGGAGGATGACTCATGCCTATTTGTTGGCTGATCGACTGGAAGACATCACAAGTCAGGAGAGTATAAGAAAGGACCCCAAAGTAAACAGAGATGTGGTGCTCTATGGGTATGTCAGGGGAGTACCAATGATGAAAGACTCTGTTGTTCATATAGCAG GTGTTGGTGATATGAAGATAAGTGAATTGTCATATTTACCAGATCCCTGCCCATTGCCAAACAGTGAGAAAAAAAGGCACTTGATGGAAAGAGAGAGACAAATATATGCACCTTTCTCAGGTGTAGGTGGTATAGTTTATGATAAAGATGCAGTCTATATTGAACTTAAGGGTTCCCATTCACATAAACAAGAAAACGAAGAAGCAGATGAAAAGAaggctttattaaaaaatgttgtagAAACTATGGAAACAGTTGATGAGCAAATGCAGGAAACTGGTCTAAAACTTTTTAGTGGAGGTGCTGTTATATATCCAGATATGGTCAAGGATGATGAATACTTACAACACAGTAAAACCCAGGATAGTTCTGACGAAAATGAGTCCGGCGATGAAAGTGATTCTGAAAACGATAGTGGTATAGACCAAAGTGAAAAAGAAACCAAGATAAGCTCAAAACTTCCGTGGGATAATAATTCTGGCTCAGAAGAAGAAGGtgatgatgaagatgatgatgatgatgagggtAAACTAAAGACGGAAACCAAAGGAAGTAAAAATGAATCAAATTCAGACGACTCAGACTCTGAAAAATCCGAAGCCGAAGAGGaagattataatacaaaatggaAAGAAAAATTAAGTGAAAAAGCAACGATGGCATATTTTGAGCGACAAAAGACTTCTAAGAACATTATGAAACTAGTATATGGTGATTTTGAAATTGGGAACAAAACAAAGCAGACAAAAGAGAGAGAAGACACTGATGATAGTGATGACGAAGAAATTGGAGGTCTCTTTAAAAAAGTTACGAGCTCTCAGAAAAAGAAACATATGGAGAAGGAACAATTAGATCATGATGAATGTTCATTCTTTTATTCTTTAGACAAACCTAATTTAAAAGATTGGACCAAAGATACATACAAACtgattataatcaataattttgtAACTGGTAAGAGATCTGCGGATGAAGATGCTGAGGAACTTTTGAAATTGGATGATGCCAGTGATGGTGATGACGAAATGTATGGAGATTTTGAAGATTTAGAAACAGGCGAAAAGCATGTTAATGCAGAAAAATCAGCGGATCCCTCGAAAGAGGAAGTTGGATCTAAACGAAAAGCTGACAATACTAAGTcagaaattcttaataaaaaattaaaattaaaggctAAGTTTGACGCCGAATACGACAATCCAGATGACCATAGAATCAAAGGAGATCATTCATACTACGAAAGCCTAAAAGCTGAGGCACTAAAGCaatctgaattaaataaatcagttttCGAAAACTTAGACAATGGTTTAAGAATTGAGGTAGAAGGTTTTAGACCTGGCTTGTATGTTAGAATGCTATTCAAAAATATGCCTTCAGAGTTCGTTACGAACTTCGATTCTAGTTATCCACTTCTTATAGGCGCATTAAACATGGCTGAACAGAACATCGGATTTGTGTCTTGCAAAGCAAAAAAACATAGATGGTATAAGaaaattctaaaaacaaatgatCCTCTAATCATATCCCTTGGTTGGCGCCGATTCCAAACATTACcaatatattctaaaatcgAGGACGATATGAAATGCAGGTATTTGAAATATACCCCTGAACATGTGACGTGTAATATGCACTTCTACGGTCCGATAACACCGCAAAATTCAGGTTTTTTAGCGTTGCAAACCGTCAATAATGcttctaatgaaataaaacaactgGGATTCAGAATAGCAGCAACGGGTAGtgttaacgaaataaataaatccacgCAGATTATGAAAAAACTAAAACTAGTCGGAACacctttaaaaatttataaaaaaacagcttTCATAAAAGATATGTTTACGACAACTCTTGAAGTTGCGAAATTCGAAGGAGCGAGAGTTAAAACTGTATCCGGTATCAGAGGACAGATTaaaaaagctttaaataaaCCCGAAGGTGCATTCCGCGCCACTTTTGAAGATAAAATACTTATGAGTGATGTTATTTTCTGCAGGACTTGGTTTAAAGTAGATGTCACCAAATTTTACGCGCCTGTAGTTAATCTTTTACTGCCTCTCGGTAATAAGAATGCTTGGGAGGGAATGAAAACGAAAGGTCAGCTGAAGCGAGAACGTAATATTAAACATGAGGCAAATAACGATTCAATGTACACTGACATTGTCAGGCAGCCTAAGGTGTTTAAGCCGTTAGTAATACCGAAAGCATTACAGAAGGCTTTACCTTACAGGCTAAAACCGAAAGCAAAGACGATGACATTAACGGACACGAATACAAAAGAGAAGTTCTCGAACAGAATAGCTGTCATAAAGAATCCACACGAACAGAAAGTTTCTAATGTTATGAAAATGTTGAAAACTAACTTTGAGAAGAAGAAAGAAGTTCATAAAGAATTAACGTCAGAGAAAATGAAAAAGTATAAGAAACAACAAGAAGAAGTCGAATGGCGTAAATTAAAACGCCAAAAGGAGATGAAGAAGAAAATTTGTAGGCATTTAAGTAAAATGTCGAATAAATCGCAGAAACAAATGTGA